The Paenibacillus sp. FSL R7-0345 DNA segment GTACAGCAGCTGCGGGAGGAACGGGCGCTACCGCACCGGCAGCTGCCGGTAACCAGGGCGCAGGCGGCGGACAAGGCATGGGCACGATGGCCGCAGGGTCACTGATGACCTTTGCCCTGAACAGGCTGGCCAATCTGCAGGAGCAGCTGGGTCTGGAGGTTACGCCGCTGCCGGAGGTTGTGGCAACCAAAGGCAGCACGGCAACGGCTGGAACGGCGGGTACAGCCGGCTCGGCCGGCTCTACATCAACAGCAGCTTCCTCCGGCAGCAAGGCGATTACAGTTTCGCTGAACGGCTCCGCTGTCAGCTTCCAGGATCAGCTTCCGCTGAACAAAGACGGCCGGGTGCTTGTACCGGTCAGTGCAATTTTCAATGCGCTGGGCGCTGAAGTGACTTGGGATCAGACCGCGAAGAAGATCACTGCCGTAAAAGGCAGCACAACCATTACGATGACCATCGGCAGCAAAACCGCGTACGTCAACGGAACAGCCGTTACGCTGGACGTCCCTGCCCAGATCGTTAATAACCGGACGCTGGTACCGGTGCGGTTCATCTCCGAAGGCTTGAACATGGATGTGAAGTGGGACGCTGCGGCTCAGACTGTTACAGCAACGGATAAGGTTGCAGAATAGCCGGGCAACCGTAGATGAGAAGAATACAAGAATTACCGTACTAAGATGGTTTGCATAATCACCACAAGAGGGTGCTGCACAGTGTGGCGATGGGAACTAAGTGGAAATTCGTCATCTATTTCCGGGCAAAATGCCGGGAGGAGGAATCTAGTTGGAATAACGTCACTTAATTTTACTGTTTCCGCTCCAAATGGGGAATATAGCCGAAAATAAGTAGCAATTTTCCATTTAATCTCTAGAAGTGAGCGGAAATGAAGAATCTAAGTAGCAAAAATCCAACTAAACGTTGAACAGTGACGCCCTTACTAACACAAAAGCGGCAGCCGGAAGGAACACTTCCCGGCTGCCGCTATTTTTACGCCTATTGAAGCTAACAAGTCCCCGAACCCGCCCTCACCGGAAGCATACATCAGCACATGGTAGTTAACATTTAAACAAATTCAGCCTGGTTACATGCTATCGCGCACTCTTGTTACATTATTGGGCTAATTAGTTAGGTTATAGATGGCCCTGCTTCTATCTTTGGAGGTCCAACATACCCTGTTGGCGGGTTGTGCTCACCTGTATGTGTCCGGCTACCAACTTGCCTTCATATATTACTATTACTCTATCAGATCCGTGCTCCAGTTCTTCTCCTGAATCCGGAAATCGAGCTCACGGTATTGCTTGGACAGTTCGTCGACTTCCTTCTGCAGGGCAGTGACTTCAATCGTTGTATAAAATTTGACCTCCTGCCGGCCGTAACGCTCCTGTTTGATCGAAGCTTCATTAAGCAGCTCATTCAAGATATTGCGGTGCTGCATAATCCGCTCCCGTTCAGCCAGTGCCTCTGACAGGGTGAGTTCAGCATTGAACGGACTCAGGGAGTTCGTTTTGTTGATCTTCTTCACCCAGACCGCGAGTTCATCCAAGGTCAGCTTCAGCTCCTGAAGCAGCTCAGCCGGCGGCTCGGAAGGCTGATCTCCTTCCTGAACCTTAATGACTCTTCCGAGGCGCTGCTTCAGCTGCGCCACCTTCCGCTGGCAGTCTGCCCGCAACACAAGTGCTTCTGCTAGTCTCATTCCATATCTCCCTCCGCTATAAACATAGTAATCTTAATATACCCGAACTACAGCTGGATTTACCAATTTTGCTCATAGAACCAGAGTTACAGCTCAGGCGGAAACCACAAATGGCGCAGATCCACCCAGCCCTGGCTGTTAAAGGTAACCCCGCGGACAGAGGGGAGGTAGGCGGTTTCAGCCGGTTTTTCGTACAAAATATGCAGCTGATGCTTCTCGCGCAGGCTGTCCTCAATTTCCCGGAAGCCTGCCGCTCTGGCTTCATTATCCGGCTCACGGGCGATCAGGCGCAGTCTGCCCTCGATATCTGCCCGTGTCCGCGGCTCCAAATGCTGTACCATAGTAGAGTAGAGGTCGAACAGCCGCAGCTGCTCATCCTGATCACGTAATAGCGAGAAGACAATCAGGTCGGCCTGCAGGCGCACCGGACCTTTGAATTCTTCCGGAGAAACGGATAATACGCGGCAACAATATCCGCAGCCGTTCAGCTTTGCGGCGACCGCTTCGGCATCTCCGGCATACTGCGGAATCGTTGCAATCTGCAGTGCCGTTGCAGCGGCATCATTACCTGCACGGACAGTATCAGAATCAACCGGAGACTTGCCAAGCGAATCACTCCCGGCGCTCAGGCAGGCAAGTACATCCGCGCGGATCAGCGGGTCGCTGAGCGGGCCTTTTTTCTTTGTATTGCAGGTCACGAATTTACGTACCGAATAATCCGAATGAATCCGGCTCCATTCAGCTGAACTGCCGGCGGAAGGATTGTGGACGATATGAAATGCTGAGCTTGTCTCTGGTGCAGCTGTAGCGATGTTCCACGGAACATGAAGAATCTCCACCCGGTCCAGGTGGGCCCGGCCCTGAAAATAATAAGGAAACACCTCCAGCGTGCACAGGTCCTCATTCATCTCCACCAGCTTGAACGGGCCGGTCCCTACGGGTCTGCGTCCGAAGCTGCCGGCCAAGGCTGTCTCCAGATCACGCGGCACAATTGCCGCCCGGCTGGTACACAGGAAAGGGAGAAACAGCTCGTTCGGCTGCTTCAGCAGGAAACGCACGGTTCCCGGATTAAGCGCCTTCACTTCCCAAATGTCTTTAAAAATGTTGCTGTACAACATCCGCTGCGAGGTTATCATCATCCGCTCGAATGAAAAGACAACATCCTCAGCGGCGAGTACTTTTCCGTGATGGAACAGCACATCCTTGCGCAGATGGAAGGTCCAGACAGTGCGCGGCTCATTGGTATCCCAAGTGTGGGCCAGGCCGGGGTTAATCCGCTCTTGTCCGCCGCTGCGGGCCACCAGACCGTCAAATATATGGCTGGACACAAAGGACTCCGCCAGCAGATTCATATACAGCGGGTCCAGATTATGCAGCTGCTGCCTGACCGGAAGCCGCAGCGTATCAATCCGCTTGTCACTGCGCTGCTCGGAGTGATAGCCGAAATAGGCCAGCAGCCAGCCCTGCAGGGTATCCTGCAGAGAGGAAGAGCGGGCATGCCCGCGGATGCCTTCGACGGCGGTGCGGATGTCGCTGCTGCTGATAGCCTGCATCATGGAGCTCAGCGCAACCTCTTCGGCTCCCGCGAGGAACTTCAGAGAGGAGCGCCGCCCCCGCCCCCGGCTGGGGGTCCAGCAGATCCAGCCCTGTCCGGCAAGCTTGTTAATGACATTTAGCGCGTTGCGGTGGGTGCAGCCCAGTGTATGGGCCAGCTCATCCAGGGTAACGGAAGCTTCAGCAGCTCCGCCATGCCGGGAGTGCAGCTTCAAAAATTGGCTGTGCAGCTTCATTCCAGCAGCTCCGTTCAATAAAATAGGAAATGAGAAGATTATTTTTTCTCTTTTTCTTCTTATTTTATCAGCTAGAATCAGGTTAAGAAAGTGAAAACTGGAGGGAGTTCCCATGGAAGAGAAAGTTCCCATTATTCCGAGGTCTGCGCTTTCCGCGCTGGCTGCGGCACTGCTGCTCGCAATCGTGCACCAGTATTTATTTTATGCACAGAAGCCCGGAGTTTCGTATCCGATTTTTGTCGTCCTGTTCTATTGTTTCATGCTGTACTATGCGAGGGAGCAGCTGCGTCCGCTGAAATGGTTCGACTATGTATGGCTGACAGCCATTTTTCTGCTCGCGATGACCTTTATGCTATTTTCCAGCTGGTTTTTCTTCGGGCTTAATTTCCTGGTGCTTCCGGGGCTGATTCTTTTACATATGACCTATCTGCTCAGCTACCGCCGGCCTTCCTGGAGCGGAATTCAGCTGGTTGGCGCGGCGCTGGAGCATTTTTTTGCCCAGGGTCCGCGCCACTGGCCTACAGTGTTCACCACAATCCGCAAATCTGGCGGAGAAGGCATGAAAAACGAACGTAAACAAGTCTACCTTAAAGTGCTGGCCGGTCTGCTGATTTCCTGTCCGCTGCTGCTGATCGTAGTCTCGCTGCTCTCCTCGGCAGACGGTGTTTTCCACCAGATTCTCAACAAATTCCCGGAGCTGCTGGAGCGTATTTCCTTCAGTGAAGGCTTCGGCCGGACGCTGTGGAGTGTGTTGCTGGGAATCGGGTTGTTCAGCTATTTATGGGGGTTTGTTGCATACAAACGCACAGAACGGCCGGTTATCGTACCGAAGGAAGGGGAACCGCAGATGGAACCCTTCGAGTTCTCTGTTGATCCGGTAATTGCTACAACCGTCCTGATGGCCGTTAATGCAGTCTATGTGCTGTTTGTAAGTGTCCAGTTCTCCTATCTGTTCGGTGCATGGGAGGGGGCCTTGCCGACGGGAAGTACGTATGCCGATTATGCGCGGAGCGGATTTTTTGAGCTGATTATGGTGACGTCGATTAATTTCGGCCTGCTCCTGCTGTCTCTACTTGCCCTGCCCAAGGCTAAAGCCAGACTGCTCGCTGTCATCCGCGTACTGCTGTATATTCTCGTTCTGTGCTCGGTAGTGATGCTGTATTCGGCCTACTCCCGGCTTGCTTTGTATGAACAGGCTTACGGCTATACAGAGATACGTTTTCTCGTGCATGCGTTTATGATCTTCCTGGGGTTGCTGCTGATTCTCGCGGCTGTGCGTATTAGCAAGAAGGATTTTCCGCTGATAAAATGGTACGTGGCCCTCGGTCTGCTCTCCTATGTTTTCATGAACTATATTGGAATGGACCGGATCATTGCCTCGCAAAATATCGCCCGGTATGAGGCCAGCGGAGATATCGATGCCGCTTACTTGAGCGGATTGTCTTGGGAGGCGGTTCCGCTGCTAATTGATTTCAGTAAACAGAATGATGATCTGCTCAAGCAGGAGCTTAGCAATAAATGGTCCCAGCGGGGAGAGTCGCAGCAGGCATGGCCGTCTTTTAACGTCTCCCAACACCGCGGGCAGCAGGCGCTTCAACAATATATAAATGCGTCAAAATAACCTTGAGACCGGCATCCTTTCGGAATTGTAGAGGGTTGTGTTAAAGTTAGGGCATCATGCTGGTGCTCCTGTGCGGAGCATAACCTTGTACAACGGCAAGTTTCAAGGAGGAAATACAATGCAGTCTATCATTGACCCGGAAGCTGTCCGGCAGCTTGCAGAAAGAAACGGTCTGGGTAAAATATTCAGCAGCGCTGACATTGCAGCGATGGAGCTGCGGCGCTACGGGGACGGTGATGTCATCTGCTCCGTCGGCGACCGGCTGGAAAGCATGTTCATTCTGATGGAGGGCAAGCTGAAGATTCATACGCTTTTGCCTAATGGAAAGTCAATGCTGGTGCGGTTCGCCAGGCCGATGTCCGTGATCGGGGATGTAGAGCTGCTGCGGCAATATCCGGTCAAAAATGAAGTGGTGGCTGTCGGCAGCAGCCTATTGCTCGTAGCCTCGCGGAAGATGCTGCTGAGGGAGCTGGAGGAGAATACGGCGCTGCTGCGCTTTCTGATGGGGGAGCTGAGCCACAAAATGTACACCCTCGGCCAGACCTCAGCGCTGAACCTGCTCTATCCGGTGGAGAACCGGTTTGCCAGCTACCTGATGTCCCTGTTCGAGGAGACCGTTGGCGGTCAGCGGGTCGAGGAGATCCGTACCTCCAGCCTGACCGAGACAGCGGATCTGCTTGGTACCAGCTACCGGCACCTGAACCGGATCGTCCGGCGCTTCATCGACGAAGGGATTATTGAGCGCAAACGCGGCAGGCTGAGCGTGCTGGATCAGACCCGGCTGGCCCAGCTGGCCAACGGGAATTTATACGAATAGATTTTGAAAGACTATGTATAAAAGAAGACCGCTATTTCCGGCATCTGGCCGGATATAGCGGTCTTTTTTGCGCGTGCCGCCGGACGCTCCGTTCGTTCAGCTAACGTTCAGTCCACACTCAGGCCTATTTAAGGCTCATTTAAGGCTAGGCATGTAGGATAAAGGGCATAGGAAATGTCTGGACACATACTAGCGGTGATAAGGACATTAGGCTGAAAGACTGGAGGATATGCACTGGGGCAGTGGTGAGGAAGTACATAAGGTTCAAATGGTTTGAGCAAAAAAGATTACATAATGGGGAGGCAACATTTATGTTAAGAGGAATTAGGGCAAAAATTCTGATGGGTTTTGCAGCCGTTATCATTGTTTTTATAGTCGCGATTGCCGGCAATACGCTGTTTCAGGGCAAGGCAACGATGCAGACGGAGCAGATTAACCGCAATTACAGCAAGCTGAATCTGGTACAGCAGTTAACGGATAAGATCCGTACAGCTGACGGGCTTGCCGCCAGATATGTAATGAGCAATACCGAGGGGGAGCGGACAACCTATCTGACTTCCTACGAAGCTATCATCCCTGAGATTACTGCAGCGATTACAGAGCTCCAGAATGCCGGGCTGAATGAAGCCGAGCTTTCCGGGATAACTAAGCTTCAAGGGGAATGGAGCAACTATTTGACGGTGCTGGAGGATGCCTTCGCGTTGGCTAAGGCAGGAGATTTCCCGGGTGCGCAAAAGGAGTTCACGAACCTCTCGCTCGATACGATTATTGATTCGCAGCTTGTGTTCGAGGACGTATTGAACAAAGAAATCACAGCGGCGCAGAGCCAGGCAGCCTCACACCGCGGTTCAGCAATGGGCATCAGCCTTGGATTAACAGGTCTGTCAGTGCTGCTGGCTGCGCTGATTGCCCTGCTCCTGTCAGGACGGATTCTGAAGCCGATCCGTGATGTAAACAGCCAGCTGCAGGAAATAGCCGACGGCAGGGCAGATCTGACCCGCAAGCTTACGGTCCGCACCAGGGATGAGATCGGGCAGCTGGCGTTGACCTTTAACCAGATGACCGGCAATCTGGGGAATATCATCGGGCAAGTGAGCAAATCGGCAGACAGCCTGGCAGCTTCTTCTTCACAGCTGACCGCTGACAGCGGAATGACAGCAGCTGTGACTGAAAAAATCGCCGGAATCATGGGCAGCGTAGCCTCCGGAACGGACAAACAGATGACCGATCTGCAGACCAATATGACAACCATACTGGAGATGTCCGCAGCGATTCAGCAGATTGCAGCAAGTGTGCAGGATATTTCAGACGCTTCAGTCCGCTCGGCTGATTATGCCCTTACCGGGGATAAGTCGCTGCAGGCTGCGGTACACCAGATGGCTTCGATTAATGATTCCATACAATCATTGTCCGGACAGGTTCTCGGATTTGTGAACCGTTCGCAGGAAATCGGCAGCATTGTCGAGGTTATCAAAGGCATTGCCTCACAAACCAACCTGCTTGCCCTCAATGCGGCGATTGAAGCGGCGCGGGCCGGAGAGCAGGGCAGAGGGTTTGCTGTAGTGGCTGACCAGGTCCGCAAGCTGGCTGAACAGTCTGGCGAATCAGCCGATCTGATTGCCAAAGTGGCCGCGGGTATCCAAAATGATGCCGAGAGCGCCGTCAAAACAATGAAGACCAGCATCAGCGAGGTTCAAGGCGGAACAGGTATTATCGAAAATGCCGGCAATGCCTTCGGTGAAATCCGTATCTCCATCGATTCACTGGCCGGACAGGTGCAGGAGGTCTCCGGTGCAGTCGAGGAAATTACGGCTGCTACCGATGAGATTGTCGAGTCCCTCCGCAAGGTGACGGAAATCTCAGAGACAACCGCCTCCAGTACACAGCATGTCTCCGCCGCTTCCCAGGAGCAGATGGCTTCCGTAGAACAGATTGCTTCCTCTGCCGGAACGCTTAGTACGATGGCTCAGGGTTTACAGGGGCTGGTGGCCAGATTCAATGTAGCGTGAAGCAGTGCAGAGGCTACTATTTGAAAAAGATCACATTCAAAGAGAGAGCTTCAGCGGGCTCTTGTGACCACAGGCCTCTGCCGGCAAAGGCAGGGGTCTTTCTATTGCCGTTCTTTTTTGGGGTAAAGGACCCTTCACGCGGCAAAAAGAATTCCATCCAGGTACGTTATTTTGCACATACTCCGCATAGAATCGGTCATCGATAACGGCCCGGCTATACCTTATATTATTACCATAATTAGTTAGCTGATAGCCTCACCATAAGTTCGGTCTGCCGATCCTGCGACTGCGGTTTGTGTTCTGCATTTATACGCAAGGGGCTAACCGTTCTTTTTGTTGTGTGCCTGCATGGTCTGAAGCAATTGCAATGACAGTCAGAGGGGATACGCAGCACCTTGAGGAATAAGGATTTACAGCTGACCCGGGAGGGGATAGGGCAAGGAATAAATTTGTAAGCGCATACTTTTTAATCAATACCATCAATTTACAGGAGGCGGCTGAACATGTTTACCGGAACCAGGACTGGTGCTAAAAGGTCAATGTGGATATATATCCTGATTACTCTGCTGATTACGGGCCAGATGGGGATTTTTCCGAAGGTAAGCGCTGCGGCGGGGAATCTGGCCCAGGGCAAGAGCATTACCGCAAGCTCGGTCGGTGATGTCTACACGGCGGTGAATGCAAATGACGGCAATCAGGGAACGTACTGGGAGAGCGCCAGCAATGCTTTTCCGCAATGGATTAAGGTGGATCTTGCAGCTAACAGCAGTGTTAATCAGGTTGTGCTGATGCTGCCGGCAGGCTGGGAGAGCAGAACGCAGACGTTGTCCGTGCAGGGCAGCACCAATGACTCTGCATACAGCAATCTTGCCGCATCTTCAAGCTATGTGTTTAATCCGGCGGCGGGCGGCAATACAGTAACGATTAATTTTACTGCTGCTACTGTCAGGTATATTAAAATCAATTTCACTGCCAATACCGGCTGGCCGGCAGCCCAGATATCTGAGCTGGAGGTGTACGGCAGTAATGTGACCACACCGGGAACGTATGAGGCAGAGGCGGCTGCTTTAAGCGGCGGTGCCAAGACCAATACCGACCACAGCGGGTATACGGGCAGCGCTTTTGTTGACGGTTACTTAGCGCAGGGAGCTTCCACCGCTTTCACGGTTACTGCAGGAGGAGCAGGAAATTACGATGCTTCCCTCCGGTATGCAAATGCCTCAGGCAGCTCCAAGACAATCAGCATCTACGTCAATGGTACGAAAATCAGACAGACTCAGCTCCCCAATCTGGCAAACTGGGATACCTGGGGAGTCAGAAGTGAGACATTGACACTAAACGCCGGGACGAACACGATTGCCTACAAATATGACGCGGCTGACAGCGGAAATGTGAATCTGGACCAGCTGGTGCTTACTGTCTCATCTGCTCCAACAGCCAGTCCGACAGCAGCCCCTACAATTGCACCGACTACGGTTCCGACTGTGACACCAACAACTGCTCCAACGCCGTCTCCGACAGTAGCTCCTACAACGGCTCCCACGCCAACGGCAACCGTTACTCCGGCCCCGACGGCTACGCCTACTACAGTTCCCTCCTCCAATCTGGCCATTGGTAAAGCCGTTAATGCCTCATCCTCTGTCTTTACCTTTGTCCCGGCTAATGCCAATGACGGCGATGTGACCACTTATTGGGAAGGCGCAGGCGGAAGCTATCCGAATACACTCAGTGTGAACCTTGGCGCGAACGCCAATATCACCTCAGTCGTTGTGAAGCTGAATCCTGCTTCTGCCTGGGCAACCCGCACACAAACGATAGAGGTGCTGGGCCGTAACCAGAACAACGCGTCATTCTCCACAATCGTACCGTCAGCAGCCTATACCTTCAACCCTTCCACCGGCAATTCGGTGACCATTCCTGTTACCGCTACGGCCAGCGAGCTGCAGCTGAAGTTTACGGCCAATACCGGCTCAAGCGCCGGCCAGGTTGCGGAGTTCCAGATCTTTGGAACACCGGCAGCCAATCCGGATCTGACAATAACGGCACTGTCCTGGAATCCGGCTGCTCCGGTTGAGACAGATACTATAACACTCAGTGCTGTAGTCAAAAACACAGGTACTGCGGCGTCCGCAGCAACGAATGTGAACTTCTACCTGGGAACAACACTTGCAGGCACTGCGCAGGCGGGAACACTTGCAGCCGGTGCTTCAGGCAATGTATCGCTGAATATCGGGGCGAAGGATGCAGGGACTTATGCGGTGAGCGCCAAGGTAGACGAAAATAACACGGTAATCGAGCTTAATGAATCCAATAACAGTTATACAAGCCCGTCTTCATTGACCGTCGTACCCGTGTCCAGCTCCGATCTGGTTACCGGAGCGGTCAGCTGGTCACCGGGAAATCCGGCCGGAGGCAATATCATTACCTTTACGGCAGCGATTAAAAACCAGGGGACAGCAGCATCGGCGGGCGGCGCACATAATATTACACTGACTCTGACGGATGCTTCGACGAATGCAGTCATCAAAACGCTGACTGGCTCCTATGGCGGTGTCATCAACAGCGGAGTCACCACAGCACCTGTTACTCTGGGCACCTGGACTGCGGTGAACGGAAAATATAACGTAAAAACACAAATTGCCGTTGACGGAAATGAGCTGCCAGTCAAGCAGGCCAACAACACCGAGACACGCCCGCTGTTCATCGGCCGCGGAGCGAATATGCCATATGACATGTATGAAGCAGAGGATGGTGTCACCGGCGGCGGTGCAGTCAAGCTGGCCGCAAACCGCAATATCGGCGATCTGGCCGGCGAAGCGTCCGGCAGAAGAGCGGTAACGCTGAATACAACCGGCAGCTATGTGGAATTCACAACCAGAGCCAGCACCAATACACTGGTTACCCGGTTCTCGATTCCCGATTCAGCCAGCGGCGACGGCATCAATTCAACATTAAACATTTATGTTAACGGTGTATTTACCAAGGCCATTAATCTGACTTCCAAATATGCCTGGCTGTACGGCTCCGAAACCAGTCCGGGTAACTTACCAGGTGCAGGCTCGCCGCGCCATATTTACGATGAGGCGAATATTATGTTTGACAACACCATCCCGGCCGGCAGCACGATCCGTCTGCAGAAGGACGCTGCCAATACCTCACAGTATGCCATCGACTTTATCAGTCTGGAGCAGGTAACGCCAATAGCAAATCCTGATCCGTCCAAGTACGCTGTACCAGCCGGCTTCACCCATCAGGATGTACAGAATGCCCTGGACAAAGTGCGCATGGATACAACCGGCAAGCTTGAAGGGGTGTATCTGCCTGCAGGCAATTATGAGACATCCAACAAGTTCCAGGTGTACGGCAAAGCGGTTAAGGTAGTCGGAGCCGGCCCGTGGTATACCCGGTTTTATGCCCCGGCCAGCCAATCCAATACGGATGTCGGCTTCAGGGCGACTGACTCGGCGAACGGATCAACCTTTACTGGCTTTGCTTATTTCGGCAACTACACCTCGCGGATCGATGGCCCGGGCAAAGTGTTCGACTTCGCTAACGTTGCGAATATAACGATCGACAACATCTGGACGGAGCATATGGTGTGCATGTACTGGGGAGCGAATACCGATTATATGATCATCCGCAACTCCCGCATCCGTAATACCTTTGCCGATGGCATCAACATGACCAACGGCAGCACTAATAATCTCGTGTCCAATAACGAAGCCCGGGCAACCGGGGATGACAGCTTTGCACTGTTTTCGGCCATTGATGCCGGCGGCTCGGATATGAAAGACAATGTATATGAGAATCTGACGTCCATCCTGACCTGGCGCGCAGCCGGTGTGGCGGTATACGGCGGTTATGCCAATACCTTCCGTAATATCTATATCGCGGATACACTGTGTTACTCGGGTATTACGATTAGCTCGCTGGATTTTGGCTACCCGATGAACGGCTTCGGCGCTACACCGACGACGAACCTGCAGAACATCTCCATTGTCCGGGCAGGCGGGCACTTCTGGGGCTCGCAGACCTTCCCGGCGATCTGGGTGTTCTCGGCGTCCAAGGTGTTTCAAGGCATCCGCGTTAGTGATGTGGATATCATTGATCCGACCTATCATGGCATCATGTTTCAGACCAACTATGTCGGCTCTGCACCTCAGTTCCCGGTTGCGGACACGATCTTTACCAACATTACCATCACCGGTGCCCAAAAAAGCGGCGATGCCTTTGACGCCAAGTCCGGAGTCGGCATTTGGGCTAACGAATCGGCAGAGCCCGGCCAGGGTCCGGCGGTCGGCTCAGTTGTCTTTAACAACCTGAAGATTACCAACACGGTAACTCCGATCAAAAATAACACATCCACTTTTACGATCACAGTTAACCCGTAAGCTGCTGTTCCATACAGGGCCGTTTCCCGGATCTTCCGGGGAGCGGTTTTTTGACTCCGGCCCGTTTGCCGGCCTCAACCGGTGATTCGTTCATTGCATGAACCGGCTGCTGCTTGTTATGCTGAATAGCAGAAGACAGAAAGTGGGGGATACCTGGTGAACAATGATTACAACCATCGTATAGGAGCAGTTCTGCAATTTATCGAACAAAACATCGGCGCAGACATCAAGCTGGAGATGCTCGCTGAGGTGTCTAACTTTTCCAAGTACCATTTTTCCAGAGTATTCTCCGCTATTATACATAAGAGTCCAATGAACTACTTGACGGAAAGACGTCTGCATTATGCTGTAACGTACCTGACCACAAGTAACAAGACCATGCTGGACATCTCAACCCTGTGCGGTTTCAGTTCGTTATCCAGTTTCAATGCTGCTTTTAAAAAGGCATATAATACCACTCCCAGCGCAATGCGCAAATCAGCCCGCGAACATAGCAACATTCCATCAGTCTCCGGCAATAATCCGGAGGATTTATCCTCTCCCAAAGACTATGATTTGAACAGTACCAGCAATAATTTTCTAAGGAGAGTATGGGAAATGAACATTGAGCTTAAAGAGCTTCAGGACTGTAAAGTGGCCTATGTAAGGCATGTCGGAAGTTATCTTGAAACGTATAAGGCGTGGGAGACACTTGGTGCGTGGGTGCAGAGCAGCGGTTTGCCGGCCACGGAAACTTTTATCGGCATCTCTCTGGATGATCCTGGTGTAACAGACGAAAATTCATGCAGGTATGATGCGTGCATAACGGTTCCAGAGGGATTTCCGGCAGAGGGGAATGAAAGCATTGCGTTCAGGCATTTACCCGGCGGTGTATATGCTCTATACAAATTCTATGACACGATTGACAAGCTCGCCATTGCGTACCAGAGTGTGTACGGCGG contains these protein-coding regions:
- a CDS encoding AraC family transcriptional regulator, translating into MNNDYNHRIGAVLQFIEQNIGADIKLEMLAEVSNFSKYHFSRVFSAIIHKSPMNYLTERRLHYAVTYLTTSNKTMLDISTLCGFSSLSSFNAAFKKAYNTTPSAMRKSAREHSNIPSVSGNNPEDLSSPKDYDLNSTSNNFLRRVWEMNIELKELQDCKVAYVRHVGSYLETYKAWETLGAWVQSSGLPATETFIGISLDDPGVTDENSCRYDACITVPEGFPAEGNESIAFRHLPGGVYALYKFYDTIDKLAIAYQSVYGGWLPESGYEPDDRHALEFCMNNPYLDPEGKAKIDLYIPVKRTLS
- a CDS encoding discoidin domain-containing protein; this encodes MWIYILITLLITGQMGIFPKVSAAAGNLAQGKSITASSVGDVYTAVNANDGNQGTYWESASNAFPQWIKVDLAANSSVNQVVLMLPAGWESRTQTLSVQGSTNDSAYSNLAASSSYVFNPAAGGNTVTINFTAATVRYIKINFTANTGWPAAQISELEVYGSNVTTPGTYEAEAAALSGGAKTNTDHSGYTGSAFVDGYLAQGASTAFTVTAGGAGNYDASLRYANASGSSKTISIYVNGTKIRQTQLPNLANWDTWGVRSETLTLNAGTNTIAYKYDAADSGNVNLDQLVLTVSSAPTASPTAAPTIAPTTVPTVTPTTAPTPSPTVAPTTAPTPTATVTPAPTATPTTVPSSNLAIGKAVNASSSVFTFVPANANDGDVTTYWEGAGGSYPNTLSVNLGANANITSVVVKLNPASAWATRTQTIEVLGRNQNNASFSTIVPSAAYTFNPSTGNSVTIPVTATASELQLKFTANTGSSAGQVAEFQIFGTPAANPDLTITALSWNPAAPVETDTITLSAVVKNTGTAASAATNVNFYLGTTLAGTAQAGTLAAGASGNVSLNIGAKDAGTYAVSAKVDENNTVIELNESNNSYTSPSSLTVVPVSSSDLVTGAVSWSPGNPAGGNIITFTAAIKNQGTAASAGGAHNITLTLTDASTNAVIKTLTGSYGGVINSGVTTAPVTLGTWTAVNGKYNVKTQIAVDGNELPVKQANNTETRPLFIGRGANMPYDMYEAEDGVTGGGAVKLAANRNIGDLAGEASGRRAVTLNTTGSYVEFTTRASTNTLVTRFSIPDSASGDGINSTLNIYVNGVFTKAINLTSKYAWLYGSETSPGNLPGAGSPRHIYDEANIMFDNTIPAGSTIRLQKDAANTSQYAIDFISLEQVTPIANPDPSKYAVPAGFTHQDVQNALDKVRMDTTGKLEGVYLPAGNYETSNKFQVYGKAVKVVGAGPWYTRFYAPASQSNTDVGFRATDSANGSTFTGFAYFGNYTSRIDGPGKVFDFANVANITIDNIWTEHMVCMYWGANTDYMIIRNSRIRNTFADGINMTNGSTNNLVSNNEARATGDDSFALFSAIDAGGSDMKDNVYENLTSILTWRAAGVAVYGGYANTFRNIYIADTLCYSGITISSLDFGYPMNGFGATPTTNLQNISIVRAGGHFWGSQTFPAIWVFSASKVFQGIRVSDVDIIDPTYHGIMFQTNYVGSAPQFPVADTIFTNITITGAQKSGDAFDAKSGVGIWANESAEPGQGPAVGSVVFNNLKITNTVTPIKNNTSTFTITVNP